One window of Pirellulales bacterium genomic DNA carries:
- a CDS encoding tetratricopeptide repeat protein, with translation MDTTSPWILDVTDATFDRDVLERSHERPVVIDFWAPWCGPCRQLGPLLEKLAEESSGIFLLAKINVDQAPGIAGEMRVSSIPAVFAVRRGRMVNQFIGVLPEPDLRAWLAKLEPTETERLLAEAESLETDDPAAAEAKLRTALELAPQDRLLRTALARVLERQDRFDEAEAEIERLEKEGFLESEGEQIKARCRLRQAARLAGNAAELKAAADAAPRDAALQLKLAYALAGDGEYVTALDHALAALQSDRKGQGEAARQFMVDVFHALGPDDPITGQYRRKLSAALY, from the coding sequence ATGGACACGACTTCACCCTGGATCCTGGACGTCACGGATGCCACGTTTGATCGCGACGTTCTCGAGCGGTCGCACGAGCGGCCCGTGGTCATCGATTTTTGGGCTCCCTGGTGCGGCCCGTGCCGGCAACTCGGACCGCTGCTGGAGAAACTGGCCGAGGAATCGTCCGGCATATTCCTGCTGGCGAAGATCAACGTCGACCAAGCGCCGGGTATTGCCGGCGAGATGCGCGTGTCGTCAATCCCGGCGGTCTTTGCCGTGCGGCGCGGGCGGATGGTGAATCAATTCATCGGTGTATTGCCCGAGCCCGATTTACGCGCCTGGCTGGCCAAGCTCGAACCGACCGAGACCGAACGTCTGCTCGCCGAGGCCGAGTCGCTCGAAACTGATGATCCGGCAGCGGCCGAGGCGAAGCTCCGCACGGCCCTGGAGTTGGCTCCGCAGGATCGATTACTGCGCACCGCTTTGGCGCGAGTCCTCGAACGGCAGGATCGGTTCGACGAAGCCGAAGCCGAGATCGAACGCTTGGAAAAGGAGGGCTTCCTTGAATCCGAAGGAGAACAGATCAAAGCCCGTTGCCGCCTGCGTCAGGCCGCCCGCTTAGCGGGCAACGCTGCCGAATTAAAAGCGGCAGCCGACGCGGCGCCGCGCGACGCGGCCCTGCAGTTAAAGCTCGCCTATGCCCTGGCCGGGGACGGCGAATATGTCACGGCGCTGGACCACGCGCTGGCCGCCTTGCAATCCGATCGCAAAGGGCAAGGAGAAGCGGCCCGTCAATTCATGGTCGACGTCTTCCACGCCCTGGGACCGGACGATCCGATTACCGGCCAGTACCGTCGCAAGCTGTCGGCCGCACTATATTAA
- a CDS encoding alpha/beta hydrolase: MEKHTIETLAESTMTYRLLRNLLLTTTFAMISSQACAAEPPQILLWPEGAPGAVGKEDTDNPCIWLHQPPADKAGGGAVIICPGGGYQHLAMTYEGHEVADWFNEYGVTAFVLRYRLAPRYHHPSQISDAQRAIRIVRARAKEFGIDPTRIGIMGFSAGGHLASTAATHFDDGKADAPDPIDRVSSRPDFAILAYPVITLTGEFAHGGSRDNLLGKNPAPDLVASLCNQTQVTSRTPPTFLFHTAADKPVPPENSIQFYEAMRKANVPGELHIYQEGPHGVGLARNHPVLSTWPECLATWLEERGILKKKD; encoded by the coding sequence ATGGAAAAGCACACCATTGAAACTTTGGCGGAGTCAACGATGACGTATCGGCTGCTGAGAAATCTGCTCCTGACAACCACGTTCGCCATGATCTCTTCGCAAGCCTGCGCTGCGGAGCCGCCGCAGATTCTTCTCTGGCCGGAAGGCGCTCCCGGCGCCGTCGGTAAGGAAGATACCGACAATCCATGCATTTGGCTGCATCAGCCGCCGGCGGACAAAGCGGGAGGCGGCGCCGTAATCATTTGCCCCGGCGGTGGCTATCAGCACCTGGCCATGACCTACGAGGGGCACGAAGTCGCCGACTGGTTCAACGAATACGGTGTCACGGCGTTCGTGCTCCGCTATCGGTTGGCCCCGCGCTATCACCATCCGTCGCAAATCTCGGACGCGCAGCGCGCCATCCGCATCGTGCGAGCCCGGGCCAAGGAGTTCGGCATCGACCCGACGCGAATCGGCATTATGGGCTTCTCGGCTGGCGGTCATCTGGCATCGACGGCCGCCACGCATTTCGACGACGGTAAGGCCGACGCCCCCGATCCGATCGATCGCGTCAGCAGCCGCCCCGATTTCGCGATTCTGGCCTATCCGGTCATCACCTTGACGGGCGAATTCGCGCACGGTGGATCGCGCGACAACCTGTTAGGAAAAAATCCCGCGCCCGACCTCGTGGCTAGCCTCTGTAATCAGACGCAGGTCACCTCCCGCACGCCCCCCACGTTTCTGTTTCACACGGCCGCCGACAAACCGGTGCCGCCAGAGAACAGCATCCAGTTCTATGAGGCCATGCGAAAAGCGAATGTTCCCGGGGAGCTACATATCTACCAGGAAGGCCCGCACGGCGTGGGATTGGCTCGCAATCATCCAGTTCTGTCGACCTGGCCCGAGTGCCTGGCGACCTGGCTGGAAGAGCGCGGCATCCTGAAGAAAAAAGACTAG
- a CDS encoding TIGR00266 family protein translates to MCGAGAPPAPPVHRRSDEIDYEIFGQEMQYVEVTLDPGETVIAEPGAMMYMTAGIQMETLFGDPSNQGGFWSKVVTAGKRALTGESLFITTFSNGASQREHVAFAAPYPGKILPLHLDQLGGELICQKESFICAARGVQINIAFQKRFGVGLFGGEGFIMQRLLGDGIAMVHAGGTLMRRTLGAGEQLRVDTGCLVALAPSVDYDIQFIGGVKNTLFGGEGLFFVTLTGPGDIWLQSLPFSRLAGRILAAAPERGGGRDEGSVLGGLGRMLDGDNR, encoded by the coding sequence CTGTGCGGCGCCGGAGCGCCGCCGGCGCCTCCCGTACACCGCCGCTCGGACGAAATCGATTACGAAATCTTCGGCCAGGAGATGCAGTACGTCGAGGTCACACTCGACCCAGGCGAGACGGTCATCGCCGAGCCGGGGGCCATGATGTACATGACCGCCGGCATTCAAATGGAAACGCTCTTCGGCGATCCTTCGAACCAAGGGGGCTTCTGGTCCAAGGTTGTTACCGCGGGCAAACGCGCTTTGACCGGCGAATCTCTGTTCATCACGACCTTCTCCAACGGCGCCAGCCAGCGCGAACACGTGGCATTTGCCGCGCCCTATCCCGGGAAGATTCTGCCGCTGCACCTCGATCAGCTCGGCGGTGAGTTGATCTGCCAGAAGGAATCCTTCATCTGCGCGGCGCGCGGCGTTCAAATCAACATCGCCTTCCAAAAACGCTTTGGCGTCGGGCTGTTCGGCGGAGAAGGCTTCATCATGCAGCGTCTCTTAGGGGACGGTATCGCGATGGTGCATGCCGGCGGCACCTTGATGCGCCGCACATTGGGCGCCGGAGAACAGCTACGGGTTGATACGGGCTGCCTGGTGGCGCTGGCGCCCAGCGTCGATTACGACATTCAATTCATCGGCGGGGTCAAAAACACGCTCTTCGGCGGCGAAGGGCTGTTCTTTGTTACACTCACAGGCCCCGGCGACATCTGGCTGCAATCGCTCCCCTTCTCACGTTTGGCGGGGCGAATCCTGGCGGCGGCGCCCGAACGCGGCGGCGGCCGGGACGAAGGTTCGGTGCTGGGTGGCCTGGGAAGAATGCTGGATGGGGACAACCGCTGA
- a CDS encoding BBP7 family outer membrane beta-barrel protein, with the protein MKATFRFIAAMLLAGALAPTSVAWAQSYADEQAPPRTRRPVAYEEDYGDEYAPAPRPARQPGAKRPPARTAPRTWEPAQPRPAPGDNRFGVQRAGYSDAPGAYYNKRPTGGSQRASRPTASRVVYQADDQPFDLPVNPPPAEEPAYEPVPRRAAPPQSQSNSLPPPRRAAPSSPPQRASSPAPVMDGQDSFYDDSFGYEGGFEDGSGFGQFDDFSGDCCDPCGDPCRGPVYVRGEYLLWWLTGDSLPPLVTTSPNSTAPALAGVLGQSTTSNLFGGEAVNNNGRSGARIAAGWWFSPTERIEAEVFGLGGQTAGYEKASNGGMILARPFFNLSTGANASELLSYPGEFSGGVNIRETSNFVGAGLHFMRALSYDVSPAGFKRRFDLLYGFRYLGLYENLTADTNVSAGGASLYQTDGFKTSNSFYGGNIGASMEASRGRWTLLTIGRLGLGGTSERVTISGRSVATSGSSTPVTSSGGLLAMPTNIGTYGNVGFAVVPQLETKLTFVLTPSIRLNVGYDIMYWSRVARPGQQISPYVNPSQSQGRPLSGTPGPVFGFRETSLLVQGLSTGLEFRF; encoded by the coding sequence ATGAAGGCGACGTTTCGGTTTATTGCCGCGATGCTTCTGGCTGGCGCCCTCGCGCCGACAAGCGTGGCATGGGCACAGTCCTATGCAGACGAACAAGCTCCGCCCCGCACGCGACGACCGGTAGCCTACGAAGAGGACTACGGTGATGAGTATGCGCCGGCGCCCCGCCCGGCCCGCCAGCCCGGCGCTAAGCGCCCGCCAGCCCGGACGGCGCCGCGCACCTGGGAGCCCGCCCAGCCCCGACCGGCACCGGGAGATAATCGCTTTGGCGTGCAGCGCGCCGGCTACTCCGATGCGCCCGGCGCCTACTACAACAAGCGACCGACTGGCGGTTCGCAGCGCGCCAGCCGCCCCACGGCCTCACGCGTTGTTTATCAGGCCGACGACCAACCATTCGATCTGCCCGTCAATCCACCACCGGCCGAGGAACCAGCTTACGAGCCCGTGCCGCGCCGCGCGGCGCCGCCCCAATCGCAGTCGAATAGCTTGCCTCCGCCCCGACGCGCGGCCCCCTCAAGCCCGCCGCAGCGCGCCAGCAGTCCGGCCCCGGTAATGGATGGCCAAGACAGCTTCTACGACGACAGTTTTGGATATGAAGGCGGTTTCGAGGATGGCTCCGGCTTCGGCCAGTTCGATGATTTCTCCGGCGATTGCTGCGATCCTTGCGGCGATCCCTGTCGTGGTCCCGTGTACGTTCGTGGTGAATACCTGTTGTGGTGGCTGACCGGCGACAGCTTGCCGCCGCTCGTGACGACCAGCCCCAATTCGACAGCGCCGGCCCTGGCGGGCGTGCTGGGTCAGTCGACGACATCAAACCTTTTCGGCGGCGAAGCCGTGAATAATAACGGCCGCTCCGGAGCACGCATCGCGGCCGGCTGGTGGTTCAGTCCCACCGAGCGTATCGAAGCTGAAGTCTTCGGTCTGGGAGGCCAGACCGCGGGCTACGAAAAAGCTTCGAACGGCGGCATGATTCTCGCTCGTCCGTTCTTTAACCTCTCGACCGGCGCCAACGCCAGCGAGCTACTCTCCTATCCCGGCGAGTTTTCCGGCGGCGTCAACATTCGTGAAACGAGCAATTTCGTCGGGGCCGGCTTGCACTTCATGCGGGCTCTCTCGTACGACGTCTCACCAGCCGGATTCAAACGCCGGTTCGACCTGCTGTACGGCTTTCGCTACCTCGGCCTGTACGAGAATCTGACCGCTGATACCAACGTCTCGGCCGGAGGAGCCTCGCTGTATCAGACCGACGGGTTTAAGACCTCGAACAGCTTCTATGGCGGCAACATCGGCGCGTCGATGGAAGCCAGCCGCGGCCGCTGGACCTTGCTGACCATCGGCCGGCTCGGCTTGGGCGGCACCTCGGAGCGCGTCACGATCTCTGGCAGATCGGTTGCGACGTCAGGCAGTAGCACGCCTGTGACAAGCTCCGGCGGACTGCTGGCCATGCCGACCAACATCGGAACGTACGGCAACGTTGGCTTTGCCGTGGTACCGCAATTGGAAACGAAGTTGACTTTCGTCCTGACGCCGTCGATCCGACTCAATGTTGGTTATGACATCATGTACTGGAGTCGTGTCGCTCGACCGGGTCAGCAAATCAGCCCGTACGTCAATCCCTCGCAATCGCAAGGGAGACCGCTCAGCGGAACACCAGGACCCGTCTTCGGCTTTCGCGAGACATCACTGCTCGTACAAGGCTTGAGCACCGGCCTGGAATTCCGCTTCTAA
- a CDS encoding PVC-type heme-binding CxxCH protein produces MNRFHSATPIPSRQRFCRIGACAWLLLAICSFDIALAAEPAAVVPHGQNQAPGPALSPAEAIAKMTVPEGFQVELVAAEPDIVNPVAMTFDERGRIWITESLEYPRREAGPGRDRVKILEDTDHDGRADRFTVFADGLNIPSGIAVGAGGVWVANAPDILFMQDTDGDDRADHREVVVTGFGRDDTHELPNSLTWGPDGWLYGLNGVFNRSTVKQGDRELNFTAALFRIHPRTRRFELFAEGTSNPWGIAWDNDGSAFVSACVIDHLWHLVETGYYHRQAGAYPPFTWKIESIVRHHHQQAAYCGIHYFDSDAYPAEYRGKLYMGNIHGNCINSDSLTRDGATYAGHPEKDFLSANDAWFMPVVQKTGPDGCLYVLDWYDRYHCYQDANRDPAGIDRGKGRLYRIRYQNSARAPAFDLRTESDEQLCARLHSPNVFYRGMAQRLLAERADPAARDALERLVLDDQTPRSAPMHALWALIGMGPLPVDFHKQLLAHTDPAFRAWGVRAAGNQGEIDQALATKIAALAADPAADVRLQVAIAVGKIPSLDAMSILTNVLARSADDPLIPRVGWGNLHPRLEKGADPFFAALARGDLQKSPALAMIAPRLCERLLATDQLHAADIARLIELCLVQADNQPDFAEATAKCLALVAAEIQDGELPAERVDGLRTAFQPILHRLRQRPTNDSLHVAAVVLAASWRDATAVESCRSILRSSQHGDSAREQACASLLAARDEKLLETIKPLFGDPDTASDDLRRRLLALLGRIDDEGVADLALQAWPQLSPELQIQAAGLLTSRPAWGRKLLKAVAQGEVDRTALNANHARKLLTGGDAALRDEVTRVWGTVRIERSANRENVIRQTRQLVRTTTGNAATGRVVFQKVCGTCHKIYGQGQEVGPDLTGNGRGTFEQLLSNVFDPSLVIGAAYQARTVVTADGRILTGLLVEDSPQRVVLKQQGGKLETIPRSQIEEIDTSKLSLMPEEIEKQVTQQELADLLTFLALDRAPDDPNAKWLSGFDGPAAREPQDRAD; encoded by the coding sequence GTGAACCGATTTCATTCCGCGACGCCGATTCCTAGCCGGCAACGTTTCTGCCGGATCGGCGCCTGCGCGTGGCTGTTGCTCGCGATCTGTTCCTTTGATATCGCGCTCGCTGCGGAGCCTGCCGCCGTGGTGCCCCATGGTCAAAACCAGGCCCCCGGCCCAGCACTTTCGCCGGCCGAAGCAATTGCCAAAATGACCGTGCCGGAGGGCTTTCAGGTCGAACTCGTGGCGGCCGAGCCTGACATCGTGAACCCCGTCGCGATGACATTCGACGAGCGCGGGCGGATTTGGATCACCGAAAGCCTGGAATATCCACGCCGCGAGGCGGGCCCCGGCCGCGATCGAGTCAAGATTCTCGAAGACACCGATCATGACGGCCGCGCCGATCGATTCACCGTCTTTGCCGATGGACTGAATATTCCCTCGGGCATCGCCGTGGGCGCGGGGGGCGTGTGGGTGGCCAACGCGCCCGATATTCTCTTCATGCAGGACACCGATGGCGACGACCGCGCCGATCATCGCGAGGTGGTCGTCACCGGTTTTGGCCGCGACGACACGCACGAACTTCCGAATTCGCTCACCTGGGGCCCCGACGGTTGGCTGTATGGCCTGAACGGCGTGTTTAATCGCAGCACCGTGAAGCAGGGTGACCGCGAGCTGAATTTCACCGCGGCCCTGTTCCGCATCCATCCGCGCACGCGCCGCTTCGAACTGTTCGCCGAAGGGACCAGCAATCCCTGGGGCATCGCCTGGGATAACGACGGCAGCGCCTTCGTCAGTGCCTGCGTCATCGATCACCTCTGGCACCTGGTCGAGACGGGCTACTACCATCGGCAGGCAGGCGCGTACCCGCCGTTTACCTGGAAGATTGAATCGATCGTTCGCCACCATCATCAGCAAGCAGCGTATTGCGGCATCCACTATTTCGACAGCGACGCCTATCCGGCCGAATACCGCGGCAAGCTGTACATGGGCAACATCCACGGCAATTGCATCAACAGCGATTCGCTGACCCGCGACGGTGCGACCTACGCGGGGCATCCTGAAAAAGACTTCCTGTCGGCCAATGACGCCTGGTTCATGCCCGTTGTGCAGAAGACCGGCCCCGATGGGTGCCTATACGTGCTCGATTGGTACGACCGGTACCACTGCTATCAGGACGCGAATCGCGATCCGGCCGGAATCGATCGTGGCAAAGGACGGCTGTACCGCATTCGCTACCAGAACTCCGCACGTGCCCCCGCGTTCGATCTCCGCACCGAAAGCGACGAACAGCTTTGCGCCAGGCTGCACAGCCCAAACGTCTTCTATCGTGGCATGGCACAGCGGCTGCTGGCTGAACGGGCTGACCCAGCGGCGCGCGATGCGCTCGAACGGTTGGTTCTGGACGATCAGACGCCGCGAAGCGCGCCGATGCATGCGCTGTGGGCGCTGATAGGAATGGGTCCGCTACCTGTCGATTTTCATAAGCAATTGCTGGCGCATACCGACCCGGCATTCCGTGCCTGGGGCGTGCGAGCCGCGGGAAACCAGGGTGAAATCGATCAAGCACTCGCAACGAAGATTGCCGCGCTCGCCGCCGATCCAGCGGCCGATGTTCGATTGCAGGTCGCGATCGCGGTGGGCAAGATTCCCAGCCTGGATGCGATGAGCATCCTGACAAACGTCCTCGCACGTTCGGCCGATGATCCGTTGATTCCGCGCGTGGGGTGGGGCAACCTGCACCCGCGTCTTGAAAAAGGTGCCGATCCGTTCTTCGCCGCGCTCGCACGCGGCGATCTACAGAAATCGCCGGCCCTGGCCATGATCGCGCCTCGCCTGTGCGAACGGTTGCTCGCCACTGACCAACTGCACGCGGCCGATATCGCCCGACTCATCGAATTGTGCCTGGTGCAGGCCGACAACCAGCCTGACTTCGCCGAGGCCACGGCCAAGTGCCTGGCGCTGGTGGCTGCGGAGATTCAAGACGGAGAGTTGCCGGCCGAAAGGGTCGACGGACTGCGAACAGCTTTCCAGCCGATCCTGCATCGCTTGCGACAGCGCCCCACCAACGATTCGTTGCACGTCGCGGCTGTCGTGCTTGCCGCATCTTGGCGCGATGCGACGGCCGTTGAATCGTGTCGGTCGATCCTGCGTTCGTCGCAGCATGGCGACTCAGCGCGCGAGCAGGCGTGCGCCTCGCTACTGGCGGCGCGCGACGAAAAATTGCTGGAAACAATCAAGCCGCTCTTCGGCGATCCGGATACAGCTTCAGACGACCTGCGGCGTCGTTTATTGGCACTGCTGGGACGAATCGATGACGAGGGCGTTGCAGACCTCGCCCTACAGGCATGGCCGCAATTGAGCCCGGAACTGCAAATCCAGGCGGCAGGGTTGCTCACGTCGCGCCCGGCGTGGGGGCGCAAGCTGTTGAAGGCGGTCGCGCAGGGCGAGGTCGATCGCACGGCGCTCAACGCCAATCACGCGCGTAAGCTCCTCACCGGCGGTGACGCCGCGCTGCGCGATGAAGTCACCCGCGTGTGGGGAACGGTCCGAATCGAGCGCAGCGCGAATCGCGAAAACGTCATTCGCCAGACGCGGCAACTCGTCCGCACCACCACGGGCAACGCCGCAACAGGCCGCGTAGTTTTTCAGAAAGTCTGCGGCACCTGTCACAAGATCTACGGCCAGGGCCAGGAAGTCGGCCCTGACCTGACCGGCAACGGGCGCGGTACTTTCGAGCAATTGCTATCGAACGTCTTCGACCCCAGCCTTGTGATCGGCGCCGCGTACCAGGCGCGCACCGTGGTCACGGCCGACGGCCGTATTCTGACCGGCTTGCTGGTCGAAGATAGTCCCCAGCGCGTCGTGCTCAAGCAACAGGGCGGAAAGCTCGAAACGATCCCGCGCTCGCAAATCGAAGAAATCGACACCAGCAAGCTTTCGCTGATGCCCGAGGAAATCGAAAAGCAGGTCACCCAGCAAGAATTGGCGGACCTGCTGACCTTTCTCGCGCTCGATCGGGCGCCGGACGATCCGAACGCCAAGTGGCTCTCAGGCTTCGACGGGCCCGCCGCGCGCGAACCGCAAGACCGCGCTGATTGA
- a CDS encoding APC family permease, producing the protein MNDSSRDNPAAASDTAANSSSGQSAEANGDVKKLAAEALAAEEAGPPAEGAGEPEGPIVTTIGAPAESAVHKIPEKVKTLLVGKPRDLADQSVFQHVSLVAFLAWVGLGADGLSSSCYGPPEAFATLKEHAFLAIFLSMMTILTVFVISACYRHIIEEFPSGGGGYLVASKLLGPRVGVVSGCALLVDYVLTVTVSIAAAGDALFGISPFNRFHSWKLEVELAAIVLLIVLNLRGIKESVKFLLPIFIVFLITHALLIFGSLGLHMSDGLAVVNEVADEVRVNLDGGLGLMGMLALLLRAYTMGAGTYTGIEAVSNSMPVMREPRVATAKRTMSYMAFSLAITAGGLMIAYLLLGVRHSEDRTMNQILAERFVADVGLGVGVSGSSFVWVTILAEALLLFVAAQAGFIDGPRVLANMAHDSWMPHWFANLSERLATHNGVALMGIAAIVALVYTGGEVTALVIMYSINVFLTFSLSMIGMVRHWWQLRHEHPWWRRRIALFLFGAVMCLSILSATIYEKFDVGGWRTLTVTGLLVGLCFWTRNHYDTVIAKVRRLDETLGQLSAPPNATAGDVDPKLPTAVILVGGYSGLGVHTLLNAVRFAPGHFKNMVFISVAVVDSGNFKGAAALEDLRQHTEDSLAKYVDLARRLGMPATSYMTIGTEPVHELEQLCLSIAKQYPKVVFFAGQLLFEQDTWYHRLLHNQTAFSLQRRLQWVGLPMVILPTRVR; encoded by the coding sequence ATGAACGATAGTTCGCGTGACAATCCAGCGGCCGCCTCTGACACGGCTGCCAACTCGTCATCGGGCCAATCCGCCGAAGCCAACGGTGACGTGAAGAAACTTGCCGCCGAGGCTCTCGCCGCCGAAGAGGCCGGCCCGCCAGCCGAAGGTGCCGGCGAGCCCGAAGGTCCCATCGTCACCACGATCGGGGCGCCGGCCGAGTCGGCCGTCCACAAGATACCCGAAAAGGTCAAGACGCTGCTGGTTGGCAAACCGCGTGATCTGGCCGATCAATCGGTATTCCAGCACGTCTCGCTCGTGGCGTTCCTGGCCTGGGTCGGACTGGGCGCCGACGGATTATCCAGTTCCTGTTACGGCCCGCCCGAGGCATTTGCGACGCTCAAAGAGCACGCCTTCCTGGCCATCTTCCTGTCGATGATGACGATCCTCACGGTCTTCGTCATCTCGGCCTGCTATCGGCACATCATCGAGGAATTTCCTAGCGGCGGCGGCGGCTACCTGGTGGCCTCGAAGCTGCTCGGTCCGCGCGTGGGAGTTGTTTCGGGCTGCGCACTATTGGTCGACTATGTGCTCACGGTCACGGTGTCGATTGCCGCGGCCGGGGACGCGCTGTTCGGCATCTCGCCCTTCAACCGGTTTCATAGCTGGAAACTCGAAGTCGAGCTCGCCGCGATCGTATTGCTGATCGTCTTGAATCTGCGCGGCATCAAGGAATCGGTTAAATTCCTGCTCCCCATCTTCATCGTATTCCTCATCACGCACGCCTTGCTGATTTTTGGCAGCCTCGGGCTGCACATGAGCGATGGCCTGGCCGTGGTTAATGAGGTGGCCGACGAGGTGCGGGTGAACCTCGACGGAGGCTTAGGCCTCATGGGCATGCTCGCCTTGCTCTTGCGAGCCTATACGATGGGCGCCGGTACCTATACCGGCATCGAGGCTGTCTCGAACAGCATGCCCGTCATGCGCGAGCCGCGCGTCGCAACTGCCAAGCGGACCATGAGCTATATGGCCTTTTCGCTGGCCATCACGGCCGGTGGGTTAATGATCGCTTACCTGCTACTGGGAGTGCGGCATAGCGAAGACCGCACCATGAACCAGATTCTCGCCGAACGTTTCGTCGCCGACGTCGGGCTGGGGGTGGGAGTTTCCGGATCGTCATTCGTATGGGTCACGATCCTGGCCGAGGCGCTGCTTTTGTTTGTCGCTGCCCAAGCCGGCTTTATCGACGGTCCGCGCGTGCTGGCCAACATGGCCCACGACTCCTGGATGCCGCACTGGTTTGCCAACCTCTCCGAGCGCCTGGCCACGCACAACGGTGTCGCCTTGATGGGTATCGCGGCGATCGTTGCGCTTGTATACACCGGCGGCGAGGTCACGGCGCTGGTGATCATGTATTCGATTAACGTGTTCCTGACGTTCTCGCTCTCCATGATCGGCATGGTCCGACATTGGTGGCAATTGCGCCACGAGCATCCCTGGTGGCGTCGCCGTATTGCCCTGTTCCTGTTCGGCGCCGTGATGTGCTTGTCGATTCTATCAGCCACGATCTACGAAAAGTTCGATGTCGGCGGATGGCGCACCCTCACGGTCACCGGACTATTAGTCGGCCTTTGCTTTTGGACGCGCAACCATTACGACACCGTGATCGCCAAGGTGCGACGCCTCGACGAGACGTTGGGACAGCTTTCCGCCCCCCCCAATGCCACCGCCGGAGATGTCGATCCGAAACTGCCGACGGCTGTGATCCTGGTGGGTGGCTATAGCGGGCTGGGCGTACACACGCTGTTGAATGCCGTGCGATTCGCTCCCGGCCATTTCAAGAACATGGTCTTCATCTCCGTGGCGGTGGTCGACTCGGGCAACTTCAAAGGGGCTGCCGCGCTCGAAGACCTGCGTCAGCACACTGAAGACTCCTTGGCCAAGTATGTGGACCTGGCCCGCCGCCTGGGCATGCCGGCCACCAGCTACATGACAATCGGTACCGAACCGGTCCACGAACTCGAGCAGCTTTGCCTGTCAATCGCCAAGCAGTACCCCAAGGTCGTTTTCTTCGCCGGTCAGCTCCTTTTCGAGCAAGACACCTGGTACCACCGGCTGCTGCACAATCAAACCGCGTTTTCTTTGCAGCGGCGCCTGCAATGGGTCGGACTCCCCATGGTCATTCTGCCGACCCGCGTCCGCTGA